One Sphingomonas sp. KR3-1 DNA segment encodes these proteins:
- the dctA gene encoding C4-dicarboxylate transporter DctA, with amino-acid sequence MSAVAAGPAAAPPRAQRWWQMLYIQVLIGIAAGILVGALWPAGGASLKWLGDAFVNLVKMIIAPVIFLTLVTGIAGARELGSLGRVVFKALAYFLFFSSLALLIGLLVAHVIQPGAGMHIDPHTLSEAKVADIEKQAHETSVIGFVMAIIPTTLVSALTEGSILQVLFVAILCGIALSGLGERVRPLVDLLDQASQMVFRIVAILMRAAPVGAFGAMAFTIGKYGLAALLNLGGLVATFYLTAALFIFGVLGVVGWLAGFSIFKLVRYLKAELLLVLGASSSEAALPALIEKLEAAGCDKEVVGVVVPAGYSFNLDGTNIYMTLAALFIAQATGIHLSLGEQLILLGTAMLTSKGAAGVTGAGFATLAATLMVVPSIPVAGVALVLGVDRFMSECRSLTNFVGNAVATIVVARWEGRLDRDALRRALDGRTGDIPATA; translated from the coding sequence ATGAGCGCAGTCGCAGCCGGCCCGGCCGCCGCACCGCCCAGGGCGCAGCGCTGGTGGCAGATGCTCTACATCCAGGTGCTGATCGGCATCGCCGCCGGCATCCTGGTCGGCGCGCTCTGGCCCGCCGGCGGGGCGTCGCTCAAATGGCTCGGCGACGCCTTCGTCAATTTGGTCAAGATGATCATCGCCCCGGTGATCTTCCTTACCCTGGTGACCGGCATCGCCGGCGCCCGCGAGCTGGGATCGCTCGGCCGCGTGGTGTTCAAGGCACTGGCCTACTTCCTGTTCTTCTCCTCGCTGGCGCTGCTCATCGGCCTCCTCGTCGCCCATGTCATCCAGCCCGGCGCCGGCATGCACATCGACCCGCACACCCTGAGCGAGGCCAAGGTCGCCGACATCGAGAAGCAGGCGCATGAGACCAGCGTGATCGGCTTCGTCATGGCGATCATCCCCACCACGCTCGTCTCGGCGCTGACCGAGGGTTCCATCCTCCAGGTCCTCTTCGTCGCCATCCTCTGCGGCATCGCCCTGTCCGGGCTCGGCGAGCGAGTCCGCCCGCTGGTCGACCTGCTCGATCAGGCGTCGCAGATGGTGTTCCGCATCGTCGCCATCCTGATGCGCGCCGCCCCTGTCGGCGCATTCGGGGCGATGGCGTTCACCATCGGCAAATATGGCCTGGCCGCCCTGCTCAACCTCGGCGGGCTGGTCGCGACCTTCTACCTCACCGCGGCGCTGTTCATCTTCGGCGTGCTGGGCGTGGTCGGCTGGCTCGCCGGCTTCTCGATCTTCAAGCTGGTGCGGTACCTCAAGGCCGAGCTGCTCCTCGTCCTCGGTGCCTCCTCGTCCGAAGCCGCCCTGCCCGCGCTGATCGAGAAGCTGGAGGCCGCCGGCTGTGACAAGGAAGTGGTCGGCGTGGTCGTGCCCGCCGGCTATTCGTTCAACCTCGACGGCACCAATATCTACATGACGCTCGCCGCGCTGTTCATTGCCCAGGCCACCGGGATCCATCTGTCGCTCGGCGAGCAGCTCATCCTGCTCGGCACCGCGATGCTCACCTCCAAGGGCGCGGCAGGCGTAACCGGCGCTGGTTTCGCCACCCTCGCAGCGACGTTGATGGTGGTGCCTTCGATCCCCGTAGCCGGGGTAGCGCTTGTCCTGGGCGTCGACCGCTTCATGAGCGAGTGCCGCAGCCTGACCAACTTCGTCGGCAACGCCGTCGCGACGATCGTCGTGGCGCGCTGGGAAGGCCGGCTCGACCGCGACGCGCTGCGGCGCGCGCTCGACGGCAGGACCGGGGATATTCCCGCCACCGCCTGA
- a CDS encoding TonB-dependent receptor has protein sequence MLKTSFASLLAIAVATPALAQTDNAPDKDAQDKIVVTASRSGEGIPLENLPASATVIDAQQLDQRQIRIVSDVLRDVPGIAVSRTGAVGSQTQIRIRGTEGNHVLVLIDGIEAADPYNGEYDFGTLIADPSARIEVLRGQQSSLYGSDAIGGVINYITLSGREAPGFSARAEGGSFGTVSTAARAAGASGAFDYAVSGNWYHTDGYATARGGSRNVGSDNVGATAKVNWQAAENFKLSGVLRYSYTDAETNDTDSNPASPTFGYTIDSPGVHFTNEAFYGLLSAELTALDGRWTNTVSGQFSDTTRKNYDGFGYAYGDKGQRYKGSFVSSFRFGTDAIRHRLTAAVDWEREQFQNTSPPSPYVFTGERSTDNLGLVAEYELTAGGFTGGASVRHDDNNRFADTTTWRVQAGYRLPTDTHVHAAYGTGVKNPLYYELFGYADGKYIGNPNLKPEKSEGWEAGIDQRFLDGKATIGATRFDSTLKDEIYTTYPAPNFVATPGNRATDSKQHGLEVFATLQPIAQVRIDAAYTHLEATEDGVTEVRRPGDIASFNATLFSKDQRFSGTLTVRYNGRMDDLAYTDPSFVPVRVSLKPYTLVNLGAQYQVIKGVSVFGRVENLFDVKYEEVFGNATPGLAGYGGVRLAF, from the coding sequence ATGTTGAAGACCAGTTTCGCTTCCCTGCTCGCGATCGCCGTGGCGACGCCGGCACTCGCCCAGACCGACAATGCGCCCGACAAGGACGCTCAGGACAAGATCGTCGTCACGGCGTCGCGCTCGGGCGAAGGCATCCCGCTCGAGAACCTGCCGGCATCGGCAACCGTTATCGACGCGCAGCAGCTCGATCAGCGCCAGATCCGCATCGTCTCCGACGTGCTGCGCGACGTGCCCGGCATCGCCGTCAGCCGCACCGGCGCGGTCGGCAGCCAGACCCAGATCCGCATCCGCGGCACCGAAGGCAACCATGTGCTAGTCCTGATCGACGGCATCGAGGCCGCCGATCCCTATAACGGCGAATATGACTTCGGCACGCTGATCGCCGATCCGTCGGCGCGCATCGAAGTGCTGCGCGGCCAGCAGAGCTCGCTCTATGGCTCGGACGCGATCGGCGGCGTGATCAACTATATCACGCTCTCGGGCCGCGAGGCCCCCGGGTTCAGCGCGCGCGCCGAGGGCGGCTCGTTCGGCACCGTCAGCACCGCTGCCCGTGCCGCCGGCGCTTCGGGTGCGTTCGACTATGCGGTGTCGGGCAACTGGTACCACACCGATGGCTATGCCACCGCGCGCGGCGGCAGCCGCAATGTCGGCTCGGACAATGTCGGCGCAACCGCCAAGGTGAACTGGCAGGCTGCGGAGAATTTCAAGCTCAGCGGCGTGCTGCGCTACAGCTACACCGACGCCGAGACCAACGACACCGACAGCAACCCGGCGAGCCCGACCTTCGGCTACACGATCGACAGCCCCGGCGTGCATTTCACCAACGAAGCGTTCTACGGCCTGCTCAGCGCCGAGCTGACCGCGCTCGACGGCCGCTGGACCAACACGGTCTCGGGCCAGTTCTCCGACACCACCCGCAAGAATTATGACGGGTTCGGCTATGCCTATGGCGACAAGGGCCAGCGCTACAAGGGCTCGTTCGTCTCGAGCTTCCGCTTCGGCACCGACGCGATCCGCCACCGGCTGACCGCCGCGGTCGACTGGGAACGCGAGCAGTTCCAGAACACCTCGCCGCCCTCGCCCTATGTGTTCACCGGCGAGCGCAGCACCGACAATCTCGGCCTGGTCGCCGAATATGAGCTGACCGCGGGCGGCTTCACCGGCGGCGCTTCGGTGCGCCACGACGACAACAACCGCTTCGCCGACACGACGACCTGGCGCGTCCAGGCCGGCTACCGCCTGCCCACCGACACGCACGTCCATGCCGCCTACGGCACCGGCGTAAAGAACCCGCTCTATTACGAGCTGTTCGGCTATGCGGACGGCAAGTATATCGGCAACCCGAACCTGAAGCCGGAAAAGTCGGAAGGCTGGGAAGCCGGCATCGACCAGCGCTTCCTGGATGGCAAGGCGACGATCGGCGCGACCCGGTTCGATTCGACGCTGAAGGACGAGATCTACACCACCTATCCGGCGCCGAACTTTGTCGCCACGCCGGGCAACCGCGCTACGGATTCGAAGCAGCACGGTCTCGAGGTGTTCGCCACGCTCCAGCCGATCGCGCAGGTGCGGATCGATGCGGCCTACACGCATCTCGAGGCAACCGAGGACGGCGTGACCGAAGTGCGCCGCCCGGGCGACATCGCCAGCTTCAACGCAACGCTGTTCAGCAAGGACCAGCGCTTCTCGGGAACGCTGACCGTACGCTACAACGGCCGCATGGACGATCTGGCCTATACCGATCCGAGCTTCGTGCCCGTGCGCGTCTCGCTCAAGCCGTACACGCTGGTGAACCTTGGCGCGCAATATCAGGTGATCAAGGGCGTCTCGGTGTTCGGCCGTGTCGAGAACCTGTTCGACGTGAAGTATGAGGAAGTGTTCGGCAACGCGACGCCGGGCCTCGCCGGCTATGGCGGCGTGCGCCTTGCCTTCTGA
- a CDS encoding ABC transporter substrate-binding protein has translation MRSLGLALGLLAAALPVSTGSAERPANGTAPLRKPMRVMSLNTCTDQLVLELLPPERIASVTMLSLDPGDSLMAAEAKRVAINHGLAEEVVRQKPDLVIASPFSTPAVRSMLKRLNYPMIEVGAANSFDDIRSMTRQVAAAVGEVARGEALIAEMDAKLAALARAPHATYRIAAWDRFGFGSGAGTLPGAIFEAAGAHNVAADPPASNYGRPDAEVLLEAAPPLLVQGAPGVPKPSLGDDVEAHRVVRRFWSSQGRMLNIPQAYYVCGTPRIAEAVRLLREQLKIAAARANTPLPFAGARQ, from the coding sequence ATGCGTAGCCTCGGCCTGGCTCTCGGGCTGCTAGCCGCCGCGCTGCCGGTTTCGACCGGCAGCGCGGAGCGGCCGGCGAACGGCACTGCCCCGCTGCGCAAGCCGATGCGGGTGATGTCGCTCAATACCTGCACCGATCAGCTCGTGCTCGAGCTGCTGCCGCCCGAGCGCATCGCATCGGTGACCATGCTGTCGCTCGATCCGGGCGATTCGCTGATGGCGGCCGAGGCGAAACGCGTGGCGATCAACCACGGCCTCGCCGAGGAAGTGGTCCGCCAGAAGCCCGACCTCGTGATCGCCAGCCCCTTCTCCACACCAGCGGTGCGCAGCATGCTCAAGCGGCTGAACTATCCGATGATCGAAGTCGGCGCAGCGAACAGCTTCGACGATATCCGCAGCATGACCCGCCAGGTTGCCGCCGCCGTGGGCGAGGTCGCGCGGGGCGAGGCGCTGATCGCCGAGATGGACGCAAAACTCGCCGCGCTTGCCCGTGCGCCGCATGCCACTTATCGCATCGCCGCCTGGGACCGGTTCGGCTTTGGCAGCGGCGCCGGCACGCTGCCGGGCGCGATCTTCGAAGCGGCGGGCGCCCATAATGTCGCGGCCGATCCGCCCGCCTCCAACTATGGACGGCCCGATGCCGAAGTGCTGCTCGAGGCCGCTCCCCCGCTGCTGGTCCAGGGCGCGCCCGGCGTGCCCAAGCCGAGCCTGGGCGACGATGTCGAGGCGCACCGCGTCGTTCGCCGCTTCTGGTCGAGCCAGGGGCGCATGCTGAACATCCCCCAGGCCTATTATGTCTGCGGCACGCCGCGCATCGCGGAGGCCGTTCGGCTGCTCCGCGAACAGCTTAAGATCGCCGCCGCACGCGCGAACACTCCCCTTCCCTTTGCAGGAGCACGGCAATGA
- a CDS encoding iron ABC transporter permease, whose amino-acid sequence MNRWLIPALLAVLLIASLLSLICGTVWLTPGELFAGLADPHPSLAGMVLTEIRLPRLALGILIGAILGLAGAVLQGLLRNPLAEPGLLGVAGGASLGAVIAIYFGFTASFALASPIFALIGAMITAGIAFALARGGGTLSLILAGTAISSIAFAGVYLALNLAPNPYAAYEMTTWLMGSLQDRSWDHVQLAAPFILFGGSVLLFTGRALDAMALGEVQAESLGVDIGRVRLLTLVGTAFGVGAATAVTGAVSFVGLLAPHLVRPLVGYRPAATLVPAGIAGAILVVVADICTRLIHIGPPIQLGVFISLVGAPFFLWLVLHVRGRTA is encoded by the coding sequence ATGAATCGCTGGCTCATCCCGGCGCTGCTAGCGGTGCTGCTGATCGCCTCGCTGCTATCGCTGATCTGCGGCACCGTCTGGCTCACCCCGGGCGAGCTGTTCGCCGGCCTTGCCGATCCTCACCCGAGCCTTGCCGGGATGGTGCTGACCGAGATCCGCCTGCCCCGGCTCGCGCTCGGCATCCTGATCGGCGCGATCCTCGGCCTTGCCGGCGCGGTGCTCCAGGGGCTGCTGCGCAATCCGCTCGCCGAGCCGGGGCTTCTCGGGGTCGCCGGCGGTGCCAGCCTGGGCGCGGTGATCGCGATCTATTTCGGCTTCACCGCCAGCTTCGCGCTTGCTTCGCCGATCTTCGCCCTGATCGGGGCGATGATCACCGCGGGCATCGCATTCGCGCTGGCGCGCGGGGGCGGCACGCTCTCGCTGATCTTGGCGGGCACGGCGATCTCGAGCATCGCCTTTGCCGGCGTCTATCTCGCGCTCAACCTCGCGCCCAATCCCTATGCGGCCTATGAGATGACCACCTGGCTGATGGGCTCGCTGCAGGATCGCAGCTGGGACCATGTCCAGCTCGCCGCGCCCTTCATCCTGTTCGGCGGCTCGGTGCTGCTGTTCACCGGCCGCGCGCTCGATGCGATGGCGCTGGGCGAAGTGCAGGCGGAGAGCCTCGGCGTCGATATCGGCCGGGTAAGGCTGCTCACGCTGGTCGGCACGGCGTTTGGGGTCGGCGCGGCCACCGCAGTGACCGGGGCGGTCAGCTTCGTCGGGCTGCTAGCCCCCCACCTCGTGCGCCCGCTGGTCGGCTATCGCCCGGCGGCGACTTTGGTCCCCGCCGGGATTGCCGGCGCGATCCTGGTGGTCGTCGCCGATATCTGCACGCGCCTGATCCATATCGGACCGCCGATCCAGCTCGGGGTGTTCATCTCGCTCGTCGGTGCGCCCTTCTTCCTGTGGCTGGTGCTGCATGTCCGCGGGAGGACCGCATGA
- a CDS encoding ABC transporter ATP-binding protein, with product MSALHFENVSVVRDGRPILDGIDASFAAGKLTAVIGPNGAGKSTLLQLAVGLLKPDAGTVRLGDTDIATLSRKALASRRAYLPQNAAIDWPISVERVVALGLLPQLPVFGGIPAALQPAVERALEACDITALRHRQATTLSGGELARVMLARAIVGDPELLIVDEPTSELDPRHSIDAARRLRAHADAGRTVVVAIHDLDLALRFADEIVAVRDGKLLGAGPVNQVMTEAMLAELYDVRVRITRDAEGAAIRFLD from the coding sequence ATGAGCGCGCTTCACTTCGAGAATGTCTCGGTCGTGCGCGACGGCCGGCCGATCCTCGACGGGATCGACGCCAGTTTCGCGGCGGGCAAGCTGACCGCAGTGATCGGCCCGAACGGTGCGGGCAAGAGCACCTTGCTCCAGCTCGCAGTCGGCTTGCTGAAGCCCGATGCGGGAACGGTGCGGCTGGGCGATACCGATATCGCCACGCTCAGCCGCAAGGCACTGGCGAGCCGTCGCGCCTATCTGCCGCAAAACGCCGCGATCGACTGGCCGATCAGCGTGGAGCGCGTAGTGGCGCTGGGCCTGCTCCCGCAACTTCCGGTGTTCGGTGGCATCCCCGCGGCACTGCAGCCGGCGGTCGAGCGGGCGTTGGAGGCGTGCGACATCACGGCGCTGCGCCACCGCCAGGCGACGACACTCTCGGGCGGGGAGTTGGCCCGGGTGATGCTCGCCCGTGCGATCGTCGGCGATCCCGAGCTCCTGATCGTGGACGAACCGACCTCGGAGCTGGACCCGCGCCACAGCATCGACGCCGCCCGCCGCCTGCGTGCCCACGCAGATGCCGGGCGCACGGTGGTGGTGGCGATCCACGACCTCGACCTGGCGCTACGCTTCGCCGACGAGATCGTGGCGGTTCGCGACGGCAAGCTGCTCGGCGCCGGGCCGGTCAACCAGGTGATGACCGAGGCGATGCTGGCCGAGCTCTACGACGTCCGCGTCCGCATCACGCGCGACGCGGAGGGCGCGGCGATCCGCTTTCTCGACTGA
- a CDS encoding polysaccharide deacetylase family protein, which yields MGNGAPDRDARRGGYRVPAPGPDSLVRWPDTFGTRFTVFVDTEEEFDWSAPLRADADGTSHMAALPPVHARFAAAGVPLTYLVDYPVVSSPSAVEILRALIADGRSAVGTQLHPWVNPPFEEEVTGFNSFTANLPLELQRAKLVALTERLTQAFGKRPLVYRAGRYGIGPETPALLAELGYRIDSSMRSGYCYADEGGPDFVAVPNHAFRLGPVVEIPFTTVFTGRMRSGGAGLHRRLGRFPRGIGIAARLGLLSRVSLTPEDMPLHEAKEAIRVAVGEGLRLLNFAFHSPSVEPGHTPYVRTAADLAAFLHWWDAVLALLDQLGVRAASVDEIVAAACGPA from the coding sequence GTGGGGAACGGGGCACCCGATCGCGATGCACGTCGCGGCGGCTACCGCGTGCCCGCGCCCGGTCCCGATTCCCTTGTCCGGTGGCCCGATACGTTCGGCACGCGCTTCACGGTCTTCGTCGACACCGAGGAAGAGTTCGACTGGAGCGCACCGCTCCGGGCGGATGCCGACGGCACCAGCCACATGGCCGCGCTGCCGCCGGTGCACGCGCGCTTCGCCGCGGCCGGCGTGCCGCTTACCTATCTCGTCGACTATCCGGTCGTGTCCTCGCCAAGCGCGGTCGAGATCCTGCGCGCGTTGATCGCGGATGGCCGCTCGGCGGTAGGCACGCAGCTCCATCCCTGGGTCAACCCGCCCTTCGAAGAGGAGGTGACCGGGTTCAACAGCTTCACCGCCAATCTTCCGCTCGAGCTGCAGCGGGCCAAGTTGGTCGCGCTGACCGAGCGGCTCACCCAGGCGTTCGGCAAGCGTCCGCTCGTCTACCGCGCCGGTCGCTATGGGATCGGGCCGGAGACGCCGGCGCTGCTCGCCGAACTGGGCTACCGGATCGATAGCTCGATGCGTTCGGGCTATTGCTATGCCGATGAGGGCGGCCCCGATTTCGTCGCGGTGCCCAATCACGCCTTCCGCCTCGGCCCGGTGGTCGAGATACCGTTCACCACCGTCTTCACCGGCCGGATGCGCAGCGGTGGCGCCGGGCTGCACCGCCGGCTGGGCCGCTTTCCCCGGGGCATCGGCATCGCCGCGCGGCTGGGCCTTTTGTCGCGCGTCTCGCTGACCCCCGAGGACATGCCGCTGCACGAAGCCAAGGAGGCGATCCGCGTCGCCGTCGGCGAGGGGCTGCGGCTGCTCAACTTCGCCTTCCATTCGCCCTCGGTCGAGCCCGGTCACACGCCCTATGTGCGCACTGCGGCGGACCTGGCGGCGTTCCTGCACTGGTGGGATGCGGTGCTGGCGCTGCTCGACCAGCTGGGCGTTCGCGCCGCTTCGGTGGACGAGATCGTCGCAGCGGCTTGCGGCCCGGCCTGA
- a CDS encoding histidine kinase dimerization/phospho-acceptor domain-containing protein yields MRFDDTLETVLTSDLSTPYGVQSAWRQLVDLIGRRRAVAGARAMGVLRSIRDSVPLPVRAASARALEFADPPPPLVRLFALDELQVALPVLRSARMNSAEWIQLLPELAPAGRAVLRNRRDLSPVVRRALESFGRIDFVLPDETVKEAVQAIAPEAVAEEAVEAVAIDWSEVVAAHPAEVADAPVEIEPEPEPQALPEPEPVAAQAPEPEPEPVDAEPGEAPIRYWSATLPARQPTHEASLSTLLARLPEPGERIAPAPLADPPAEAPPVPIAAAQDAEDLSFIALAGLAPSIAQASEAPQNPIHPVQSGTGESLVSAEAIAPPEPAAQGPAMDYRDGLAAEVRQIAAEAAGDDDGTFEIADVVARIDAFWRHREEAGPAELPAPRVADEFRFETDAKGMIRWVDGVSRAPLVGVSLDSQAAPGVPDSSRVDGIAAGAFRRRAGFSNARLAVEGESDAAGDWLISAIPVFDPSNGRFTGYRGTARRPRIDERAEPVRTATAAMPADSLRQLVHELRTPTNAIAGFAEMIEAQMLGPVGDAYRDRAQVIRAQARELLGAIDDIDLAARIDSAALSLVPGRIALRPVLAMIVDDLAPLSELRGSVIALPIADLSVTGDRRAVERLLARLLATLVSASGQGERIGVHMASEGTDQVAITIDRPQALADYPGDSVLDIDDEHEDATLLGTGFALRLARNLARELGGALVIGRESLTLRLPAAVNEQVGQAHLN; encoded by the coding sequence TTGCGCTTCGACGATACATTGGAGACCGTGCTCACCTCGGATCTGAGTACGCCTTACGGCGTCCAGTCCGCATGGCGACAGCTGGTCGACCTGATCGGGCGACGTCGCGCGGTTGCCGGCGCCCGGGCAATGGGCGTGCTCCGCTCGATCCGCGATTCCGTGCCGCTGCCAGTCCGTGCAGCCAGTGCCCGTGCGCTCGAATTTGCCGATCCGCCGCCGCCGCTCGTCCGCCTGTTCGCGCTCGATGAGCTTCAGGTCGCGCTGCCGGTTCTGCGCAGCGCGCGGATGAACTCCGCCGAATGGATCCAGCTGCTTCCCGAGCTTGCGCCAGCGGGCCGCGCGGTGTTGCGCAATCGCCGTGACCTGAGCCCGGTGGTACGCCGCGCGCTGGAAAGCTTCGGACGGATCGATTTCGTGCTGCCTGACGAGACAGTGAAGGAAGCCGTGCAGGCGATCGCGCCGGAAGCGGTGGCTGAGGAAGCCGTCGAGGCAGTCGCCATCGACTGGTCCGAAGTCGTCGCCGCGCATCCTGCCGAGGTTGCCGACGCCCCCGTCGAGATCGAACCGGAACCCGAACCGCAGGCGCTGCCGGAACCCGAGCCAGTTGCGGCGCAAGCGCCAGAACCCGAACCCGAACCCGTCGACGCTGAGCCGGGCGAGGCACCTATTCGCTATTGGAGCGCAACGCTGCCGGCGCGGCAGCCGACGCACGAGGCGAGCCTCTCGACGCTGCTCGCGCGGCTGCCCGAGCCGGGCGAACGCATCGCGCCCGCGCCTCTGGCAGATCCCCCGGCGGAAGCGCCTCCCGTCCCCATCGCTGCTGCGCAGGACGCAGAGGATCTCTCCTTCATCGCCCTCGCGGGCTTGGCGCCCTCGATTGCGCAAGCTAGTGAAGCGCCGCAAAATCCGATCCACCCGGTCCAATCCGGGACAGGCGAGTCACTCGTTTCCGCCGAAGCGATTGCACCGCCCGAACCCGCGGCGCAGGGTCCGGCGATGGATTACAGGGACGGCCTGGCTGCAGAAGTGCGGCAGATCGCGGCAGAAGCCGCGGGGGACGATGACGGCACTTTCGAGATCGCCGACGTCGTGGCCCGGATCGATGCGTTCTGGCGTCACCGCGAGGAAGCCGGGCCCGCCGAGCTGCCGGCGCCGCGCGTCGCCGACGAATTCCGCTTCGAGACCGATGCCAAGGGCATGATCCGCTGGGTCGACGGCGTCAGCCGCGCGCCGCTGGTCGGCGTTTCGCTCGACAGCCAGGCCGCGCCGGGCGTGCCGGACAGTTCGCGCGTCGATGGCATCGCCGCCGGCGCGTTCCGCCGCCGCGCCGGCTTCTCCAACGCCCGCTTGGCTGTGGAAGGCGAATCGGATGCCGCGGGCGACTGGCTGATCTCGGCGATTCCGGTCTTCGACCCGAGCAATGGCCGGTTCACCGGCTATCGCGGCACGGCGCGCCGCCCGCGCATCGACGAGCGCGCCGAACCGGTGCGCACCGCCACCGCGGCGATGCCCGCCGATTCGCTGCGCCAGCTCGTCCATGAGCTGCGCACGCCGACCAACGCGATCGCCGGCTTCGCCGAGATGATCGAGGCGCAGATGCTCGGCCCGGTCGGCGATGCCTATCGCGACCGCGCCCAGGTGATCCGCGCCCAGGCACGCGAGTTGCTCGGCGCGATCGACGATATCGACCTTGCCGCGCGGATCGACAGCGCTGCGCTCTCGCTGGTGCCCGGCCGGATCGCGTTGCGCCCGGTGCTCGCGATGATAGTCGACGATCTCGCGCCGCTCTCGGAGCTGCGTGGCTCGGTGATCGCGCTGCCGATCGCGGACCTCTCGGTCACCGGTGATCGCCGCGCGGTCGAGCGGCTGCTCGCGCGCCTGCTCGCCACGCTCGTCTCGGCGAGCGGGCAGGGCGAGCGGATCGGCGTGCACATGGCATCCGAAGGCACCGACCAGGTGGCGATCACGATCGATCGCCCGCAGGCGCTTGCCGACTATCCCGGCGATTCGGTGCTCGACATCGACGACGAGCATGAGGACGCGACGCTGCTCGGCACGGGCTTCGCGCTGCGCTTGGCGCGCAATCTCGCGCGCGAGCTGGGCGGCGCGCTGGTGATCGGGCGGGAAAGCTTGACTTTGCGGCTCCCGGCCGCCGTAAACGAGCAGGTGGGCCAGGCACATCTGAACTGA
- a CDS encoding Lrp/AsnC family transcriptional regulator: protein MRFDDIDVRILGLLQDNGRMTNVELAERVGLTAPPCLRRVRALEQQGAITGYHAALDPAALGYNLTVFAMVSLKSQAESDLRAFEQMMAEIPEVRECHMLNGEIDFILKIVAPDLQSFQHILTTRLTPAPNVEHVKTSLTIRTSKALPGVPVA from the coding sequence ATGCGATTCGACGACATCGACGTCCGGATCCTCGGCCTGTTGCAGGATAATGGCCGCATGACCAATGTCGAGCTTGCCGAACGTGTTGGATTGACCGCGCCGCCTTGCCTGCGCCGCGTGCGCGCGCTCGAGCAACAAGGCGCGATCACCGGCTATCACGCCGCGCTCGATCCCGCTGCGCTCGGCTACAACCTCACCGTGTTCGCGATGGTCAGCCTGAAGAGCCAGGCCGAATCCGATCTCCGCGCCTTCGAGCAGATGATGGCCGAGATCCCCGAGGTTCGCGAATGCCACATGCTCAACGGCGAGATCGATTTCATCCTGAAGATCGTCGCGCCCGACCTGCAGAGCTTCCAGCACATCCTGACGACGCGCCTCACGCCGGCGCCGAATGTCGAGCATGTGAAGACATCACTCACCATCCGCACGTCCAAGGCATTGCCCGGCGTGCCGGTCGCCTGA
- a CDS encoding glutathione peroxidase, whose amino-acid sequence MTAITDIPVAKADGETTTLTEHVGEVLLIVNTASKCGFTPQYAGLEALYRKYKDRGFAVLAFPCNQFGAQEPGDAAEIANFCTLSYDVTFPVYAKIDVNGDNAAPLFEALKKAAPGVLGSKGIKWNFTKFLVDRSGNKVERFAPTTSPDAIGPKIEKLL is encoded by the coding sequence ATGACTGCGATCACCGATATTCCGGTCGCAAAGGCGGATGGCGAGACGACGACGCTCACCGAGCACGTCGGCGAGGTGCTGCTGATCGTCAACACCGCTTCAAAATGCGGCTTCACCCCGCAATATGCCGGCCTCGAGGCGCTGTACCGAAAGTACAAGGATCGCGGCTTCGCGGTGCTCGCCTTCCCCTGTAACCAGTTCGGCGCGCAGGAGCCGGGCGACGCCGCCGAGATCGCGAATTTCTGCACGCTCAGCTACGATGTGACCTTTCCGGTCTACGCCAAGATCGATGTGAATGGCGACAATGCCGCGCCGCTGTTCGAAGCGCTGAAAAAGGCGGCGCCGGGCGTGCTGGGATCCAAGGGGATCAAGTGGAACTTCACCAAGTTCCTGGTCGATCGCAGCGGCAACAAGGTCGAGCGCTTCGCGCCGACGACTAGCCCCGACGCGATCGGACCCAAGATCGAGAAGCTGCTGTAA
- a CDS encoding GNAT family protein — MSAWREVPVLAGRHVTLRPMVRADRAGLLAAFEGLHQLFHTTVPDDTSIDAWMDRIESDVAAGRSLPFTVLDATGRISGATRFMRMSSQHRRIEIGGTLYFPRVQRTGLNTEAKYMLLRHAFEVLEVNCVQIRTDFLNHASRKAIERLGARMDGVLRGHLILKGHLRDSVVYSILAHEWPGVRRNIELLMAHYEGEPA; from the coding sequence GTGAGCGCCTGGCGCGAGGTGCCGGTCCTCGCGGGCCGTCACGTCACGCTGCGCCCGATGGTTCGCGCGGATCGCGCGGGATTGCTCGCGGCCTTCGAGGGGCTCCACCAGCTCTTTCACACCACCGTGCCCGATGACACGAGCATCGATGCCTGGATGGACCGGATCGAGAGCGACGTGGCGGCGGGGCGGTCCTTGCCCTTCACCGTGCTTGACGCCACCGGGCGCATCTCGGGCGCCACGCGCTTCATGCGGATGAGCTCGCAGCATCGCCGGATCGAGATCGGCGGTACCCTCTATTTCCCGCGTGTCCAGCGCACCGGGCTCAACACCGAGGCCAAGTACATGCTGCTCCGCCACGCCTTCGAGGTGCTGGAGGTGAACTGCGTGCAGATCCGCACCGATTTCCTCAACCACGCCTCGCGCAAGGCGATCGAGCGGCTCGGCGCGCGGATGGACGGCGTGCTGCGCGGCCATCTGATCCTCAAGGGTCATCTGCGCGACAGCGTCGTCTATTCGATCCTCGCGCACGAATGGCCCGGTGTCCGCCGCAATATCGAGCTGCTGATGGCGCATTACGAAGGAGAGCCGGCATGA